TGATGGGACGCGACTAACAGCTTGTACAAGTGCTCCAGTGTCCAATACGGTAGACCTCCGAACAGTGGGCTTTTGATCCACGCAGAATCACACTGATAACAATCGATTCTCCTCACCGACGATTGTATTCCGACGCGATTAGGAACCTCGATTCAGTGGACACCAAGTACATACTGTGCGTGGCTCGAACACACTgcgatttgttgttttctgtCACGAAAACATGCCACTTCCGGTCACTCTACGCTCGTACGACACCTTTACGAAGGGTACATAAAGCGATGCACAATGAGCTGCTCGTTACACAAATCCGATCCACGGGCAAAACTGCTAACGGGGATGACGTTTTGGGGAGTTACTTTGCCACTGGCGTGTATAGTGTTGGGATATGGAGTCACCGCAAATATGGTAAGTACGCTGTGCATATAGCAAGATGTAAAGAAAATGCTGATGAATTATGTTCGTAGAATTATGACGTTCACATCGACAAGCTGGAGCGGGTTGGGGATACGGGCGAATACTTCAAGTACAACTACAGCTACGAGAAAATCTCCGACATGAAGTTTTCCATGGGTGCACAGATACAGCAGCTGAAGGAGCTCGACGACACGTACACGGTGAAGGCCCTGATGGCCCGGGCCGATCTTGCGGAAGGTAGCGAGTACGAGGTAATGATGGACCTGCAGAAGACACTGTGTGACTGGATGCGTACGGTTTACAAAACGTACTTCTACGACGAGCTAGCAAAGGTGAGCAATTTCCCCCATTACGACACGTGTCCGCTGCCGGTGGGCGAGTATGTCGTGGAGAACTATGTGCTCGACACCGAACCGTACAGTGAGATGATGTCCGAGGGCCGATGGAAGGCGGAAATGATGCTGATGAAGGACGATAAAATCTGTTCCGGTATCGTTATGATGACTACGGTGAAACCGAAAGAGGAGAGATAGATGTACAATAGCTAGTGGACACAGTTGATCATCATGCATGTTGTAGTACATATGAAACGGTTGGGTTTAGCATTAAAAGTGATTGTAGTACAAAGATGGATGTGAGAAGTGGTGCTTCTCCCAAGGCAGTGATGACAAGGTATCTTTGTGCTTACGTACTAGCTTATAAGGCACTAAGGTattggcctgctgcaggagccCCCATTTGGGGTCTACCATGCCTCCtttgtccatgtggacgacctaaaagaaCTTTACGGGTTAgattgtccggtgtcatttcCATGACGTGACCAAACCACCGGAGTCTAGCGAAAGTAAGTTCGCCGTACAGCTCgtagagctcgtcattgtagcggcttgGCTGATTTGCATACTCCTTGTAGATGAGTAAAGATACGCTTTAACATCTACACCAAACAAGAGTCATAGGAGGCCATTTGGACAATGGAGTTATCGAGATTCCCGGGAGTAAAGTAATCAGGTCATCCCAATACTATTGTAACTCGTCAATTGCACTCGACGTTTGTTCAATGCTGCTGaactaaatgaaattttacgaTCATTTATCAGATCCTCCACATGGGGTTGTATCAATCTCAAGGTTACTCACGCGTAGCCATACAACGAGAAAGATTCCCATGAAATATAGTTACCAGAATTGATGGTAGATAACACTAAAGTGGTGTTGTAAAAGCTAAATGTGATTTCAATCAGGTCGAATGTTCAATCTGACATGCGATATAGACAAGATGACAGATAGACAATCCTTCTGAATAAGATCTATGGAACTGGc
The Anopheles moucheti chromosome 2, idAnoMoucSN_F20_07, whole genome shotgun sequence genome window above contains:
- the LOC128299087 gene encoding uncharacterized protein LOC128299087; translation: MSCSLHKSDPRAKLLTGMTFWGVTLPLACIVLGYGVTANMNYDVHIDKLERVGDTGEYFKYNYSYEKISDMKFSMGAQIQQLKELDDTYTVKALMARADLAEGSEYEVMMDLQKTLCDWMRTVYKTYFYDELAKVSNFPHYDTCPLPVGEYVVENYVLDTEPYSEMMSEGRWKAEMMLMKDDKICSGIVMMTTVKPKEER